A region of the Arachis hypogaea cultivar Tifrunner chromosome 15, arahy.Tifrunner.gnm2.J5K5, whole genome shotgun sequence genome:
AATAATCAGAAAATTATCTCCAATTTCATTAACATGGTTCTTTGCTTTGGTTTCATTCTCAACTATCAAGTCTCAACCTCTGTTTCATGACAGTGATTGTTTCCACCATTGAATTCGCTCTTTTCTCTTCCAACTCCTTCTTCTCATTTGATCGGATTTTACACAAACATGTTGCGTGCAGCATCATTTTCATCACTCTCATTCTCCAGGTTCAACTTCTCTCTTCATATTGTGCCCTATGTTTTCCCTTTTCGCTTTCCTTCCCGTTCATgttcaatgtcaagccttcacTCTCATTCTGAGCTCACATCCCCTCGCCATGTTGATGAAGCTGTTGATTCCTTCACTCGCATGCTCTCTATGCGTCGCACTCCATCTATCATCCAATTTAACCAGATTTTGGGGTCTCTTGCCAAGACGCACCATTTCCCAACCGCCATTTCCCTCTTTCAGCAATTGCAAACCAGGGGAATTGCGCCCAGCATAGTTACTATGAATATTTTAATCAATTGTTGCTGCGGCATGGGTCGGATCACTCTCGCTTTCTCTATATTGGCCAAGATTTTCAGGATCAGTTTTCAGCCAAATACCATAACATTGAATACACTCATTAAAGGTCTCTATCTCTGTGGTAATGTTGAAAAAGCACTGCACTTTCATGACAGAGTGCTGGCTCATGGATTTCACTTCGACCAAGTCACTTATGCAACTTTGATCAACGGGCTCTGTAAGACCGGACACACAACAGCTGCTATTCAAGTGTTGAGAAAGATCCCACTGTATGGCATTGTTCCTAATGTCGTCATGTACAGCGCAATTATTGATAGCTTGTGCAAGGTTACGCTTGTAAGTGATGCTTTTCATTTATACTCTGAAATGCTTGCTAAGGGAATCTCTCCCGATGTTATCACGTATAACACTCTAATTTATGGATTGTGCCTTGCCGGCCAACTTAAGGATGCCATTGATTTACTAAATCATATGATGCTGAAAAACATTACTCCAGATGCTCGTACCTATAGTTCTTTGATTGATGGACTATGTAAGGAGGGAAATATGAAAGATGCTAAGAGTGTGTTGGCTGTGATGAGAAAAGTTGCTGTGGAACCGTGGTTACTTATAATTGTTTAATGGATGGGTATTGTTTGGTTAACGAATTAAACAAGGCAAAATGTATATTTGACACCATGGCCCAGATAGGAATGGCTCCTGATATACAAagttacaatattattattaatggctTGTGCAAAAGTAAATTGATGGATGATGCCTTGAATCTCTTTGAAGAGATGCGTCGCAAGAACTTGGTTCTTGACACGGTAACTTACAATACTCTAATTGATGGCTTGGGAAAATCAAGGAGAATCTCTTGTGCTTCAAAGCTTCTTGTTGAGATGCATAATAAAGGTCAACCTGCTGATATAATCACTTACAATTCCTTGTTGGATGGGATGTTTAATATCAAACAACTTGACAAGGCACTTATGTTATTTATTGAGATGAAAGAGAGTGGCATTGATCCAAATATATGCACGTACAGTATACTTATCGATGGCCTATGTAAAAGTGGAAGACTTATGGATGCAAAAGAGATTTTTCAAGATCTTTCCATTAAAAACCATCGTCCAAATGTGAGGACATACACTATTATGATCAATGGGCTCTGCAAAGAGGGCTTATTTGAAGAAGCATTGGCCCTGCTGTCAGAAATAGAATACAATGGTTGCTTACCAAATGCTGTGACTTTTGAAATCGTTATTCGTGCTTTGTTCGAAAAAGGTGAGAATGACATGGCGGAGAAACTTCTTCGGGAAATGATTGCTAGAGGCTTATTGAATGGATGAAAAGAGATAAGATACATCAACTCAAATTAAAATCACATCTCTATTGTTGCTGAATGTGTATCGTAGTTCTCTAAATTCTGAATCTGTTGGGTCAGAGGACTTTGGCAATGCCATAACATCAATACCACTGATGTCTTGACTATCTCATTTTTATTCAATTAAGTTTAAACTTTCAATGTTTGCAATTGCTATCATCCTTTTTCATTCCACTATGCTTTATTGATTCTTTAGAGGATATTTCTCGTTGTAGCTTACAGGTTAAGTGTTTAAGATCTCTCTATAGTAACTAATAGTTATTTACTGTTATCCTATGAGACCATATATTTTAACTATTATCATGCTACAaactaagaaaaacaaaaaagaggtTTACAAACATTTGCAAATCCATTTGCAAAAAGTTCCCCTGCCGTGCGCAGAACGAAAGTCAAAGATGTTTCATTATATATGATTGATGCTGCCAAGGAAAATGCTCACTTAGCTCAAAAACTACATGATGTTCTACTTGAAAGTGGTGTCATTGCTCCTCCaaatttattttctgaaatttataACGGGTTAGGCTCCCCAActgaagaaaaagatgaacaCAAACCAGAAAGTGGACAAGAGACTACTTTGCCTCACCACAGAGTTCATCCGAAAGGAAGTTCAAGCAGCCAGCCAGAGCACTCTAAGCCTGTTGAAGGTTTAGGAATAAACCACCTTCTTGATCCGAAGTTAGCAGCTGTACAACATACACCATCCCAGGTAACATATGGGAAAAATATTCCAGTTGCGGCGGCTGCAGCAGCAGCTGCTGCTGTTGTTGCTACCTCTATGGTAGGTGCTGTAGCAAAGTCAAACACTGACTCGAACATTGAGCTTCCCGTAGCTGCAGCGGCCACTGCAACTGCTGCAGCTGTAGTAGCAACCACTGCAGCTGTCAGCAAACAGTATGAGCAAGGCAGTCGAAGTGACGGACACATGGATGGCACTGGTTATGAGCCGAAGGGTAGAATATTGTGTTAGGAGCAAATTCAGGTGATAGAATATCTGATAGATCTATAGTAAGCAATGACAGTATAAAATCTGATTTTATATTAGATGATGTTGCTGAATATGACATTCCGTTGGAGGAAATCACACTGGCTGAACGTATCGGACTTGGTATTAAGTGTACTTTGCTCTATCAGATTTGGTTACATTCTTTTGTTAGATGGTgttgtttataattttatacatataaattccCATATGATGACTAAAATTACATTTTGGTGGCCTATTTTTTGCATTTAGGATCGTATGGGGAGGTATACCGTGGTGAATGGCGTGGAACAGTGAGTTTTATTCCTACTCAGGCATACATTCCATATCCATCTTACAATTCAAATTGTATTTTCAACAAACAAAttataaaatgtaatttttttcttaactGAGCAAGGCCCAAGAAATTTTTGGCTTCAGTTTCATTTTTACCCTTAACAAAAGTAATCAATACCTTATACTTGACTACGTTTCATGCTTGTcattttttgttgtgtttttctgtTAGGCTGTAGGTTTTTGAATTCTTTCATTTACATCAGGTCTCTGCTTTGGTTTGTAGGAAGTTGCTGTAAAAAGATTTCTTGATCAAGATATATCTGGTGAATGACTTGAAGAATTCAAAAGTGAGGTAATATTTCATTAGTGTCTCTTTTTGTAGTTTCTACTCATATGTTTATCTTTGTTGATGAATGATTTCATTTAGTACACATTTACAACTATCAGATGTGATTTTTATGCTCCATAATGACATATCAGATAGCTGCAATACTTTATTTAGATTGTTACTGTATTTGTCCCAGGCTAATTATAAGTTTGGATTAAATACTTTGTCCTTTTGAATTGCATTTTTttagaagttcttgatgaagattGACCATTTCAAAGCTCTTTGATGTAATCCTTGTTTTATTTCTCCAACATTTTATAGCTTCTATTGTTGTTATATACTTTCATCTTGTGTGCTTCTCTCTATGAATAGATTTCCTAATGCAATTTGAGAATATAGTGGTGCATGAATATGTATATAAGAGAACATATATATATGGAAAGAATATATTAAATGGGGACTAAGAAGTAGGGTTAGCACATTGGAGTTATTTAGTTCATGTAGTTGACTATACTTATTCAAAAAAAGGATTTTGTTTAATTCTTTTATGAATGCCAAAACTAGTTGTGCATTTTCATGAATTTATATGATTTTGCTGCATATTTAACATATGATGTAAGTTGCCATAGGTTCAAATAATGAAAAGACTGAGGCATCCAAATGTTGTTCTCTTCATGGGAGCAGTTACTCGACCTCCGAATCTTTctgttgttactgagtttcttccCAGGTAACTTAAGGTTCCTTATTTCCTGAGATTCATATGAGActgtggattgcaaatagatgTTAGTATATGGTACAGAATAGTGCTATGCAGGCCAAAAAGATTACTTCTAAATGAACATCTAAAATATTTGATGTATGCTGTTAATAGCTCAAATGTCAATTTAGAAGTAATAAGCAAAAATAAGATGAAAGTTTCAGTTATTATTTGGTTAATTTAGACACAATTTACCTTACTAAATATTGTGTTATTGTGTTAGACTCTTACACTTTTccaggatttttttttattttgattaatgttGTTCTGGACGGATTACTTTTAATGACTCTGAAGTCTGAACTGTATATTTCCTATGCACAGGAAGTTTGTACAGACTAATTCATCGACCGAAcaatcaattagatgagcgaagGCGGTTGAGGATGGCCCTTGATACTGTAAGaatctgttttcttttcttgcaaTGTAGTTTCATTAAGTAAATTATTGCGATAATCAGTGAAATTCAGTTGATGTGACATATATCTCTTGAATCTTCAGGCCCGAGGAATGAACTATTTGCACAACTGCACTCCAGTGATTGTACACCGTGATTTGAAGTCACCAAATCATCTTgttgataaaaattgggttgtgaAAGTGCCAACTAATTGTCATGATTCAATTTTCTTGATGGCATGCTGAATGCTCCTTGTAgatatggtttatttattttttttcactctttcttttt
Encoded here:
- the LOC112751109 gene encoding probable serine/threonine-protein kinase SIS8, producing the protein MIDAAKENAHLAQKLHDVLLESGVIAPPNLFSEIYNGLGSPTEEKDEHKPESGQETTLPHHRVHPKGSSSSQPEHSKPVEGLGINHLLDPKLAAVQHTPSQVTYGKNIPVAAAAAAAAAVVATSMVGAVAKSNTDSNIELPVAAAATATAAAVVATTAAVSKQYEQGSRSDGHMDGTGYEPKGRILC